CTCCAAGGTCATTTTATAACCCATCATAGAGAGTCTAGTTTTAAACATGTTGTGAAAACTGTATCTCAAATAGTGATTAAATCTCTCAACCTTGCCCTTAGTTTGAGCACGATATGGCTTACAAACTTTAAGTTGCATTCCGCAATGTTTCTCTGCAAAGTCTCGAAACTGCTCATTAAATTTATGCTTACCAAATCCATAAGCATTTCTTTTAATAATTACTGTCTTCATGTTGTCATATAGACCTTCTTGTGGAACTCCACCGAAGTAACTAAATGCGTTCATATGACATTTTATTAGGGTTTCTACTTTTTCATCAGATACATACTCAACATATGACGCTCGAGAATAGCCCATTGTTGCCACAAATGCAGACAAGCCTTCTTTTGGAAATTCTACCCAGTCAACTTGCATCTGTTTACCAGGGTCTGTCTCAAACCTAACTAGCGGTTCTTCATCTTTTACTTTTTGGCGGAGCTCATGACGAAGCACAACATCATTCATCCAGCGAAGTGAACCTCTATAGCCTAATTTCTGAATCTCTTGATAAATTGACGATGAAGGAATAGAAACACCTAGTTTATGTGCCTCTTCTAGCATTCTGGCAATATTTGGAAGGTATGGATCAACTGTTGTTTCAACTGCATCTCGTTTAATGACTGGAACATAGCCTTCAGGCATCTTTGCATATTTAGCAACTGTATCTCTGTTAATGCCTAGTTTACGAGCTATGGCACTTTTACTAAGTCCATCTTTGAGCATTTTATGAATCATTTTTACTTCACCTTTTTTAAGCATTCATCTCCTTCCAAATTTTTGAAAAAAGACTTTAACAAAATTAATTTGTTTCTTTAAGCTTTTGGTTGTAAAAACTACTTTTTAGCAGCTTTCCGTACTGCCTATTTTAACTCCGCCGATGACAATAGTTCCAGAAGGGCTGTCCCCTACATTGATTTCATTAATAATGGTTGTAATCATTTGTGAAACTTGCTCTACATTTTCTTCTGATTTATCATCTGTATGAAATAGGTTAATAGTGGGTGATAAGTCTTTTTTTAAAATTGGGTCGATTAAAACTAATCTTTCTTTATCGACAAGTCTAGTTACACTATGAGCCAAATCACCGTGAATATCTAAAAGTATAACACTACAATCATCTCTTAGAATGTCCCTGTAAATCATAGTTTTGAGAAGCTCACTCTTACCACTTCCAGTTTTTCCAGTGACATATGAGTGTTTATATCTCTCTTCAGTAGGAATTATCTTCTCGAAGCTATCATCAAATGGATCAAGGATTGGATTCTGACTATTGTAAGATAAAGCTAGTTCCATTAACTCAGGGTCTTTTAGCCAATTTTTAAAAAGCTCATTATCGGTTTTATAGTCTTTATCTTTAAAGCTTACGGTGTCGTTTAGGCTAATTTTATTAGAATGATGAATAGCTCTTTGATTTAATACATCTTGCTGACTAAGGTCAAGGTAGTTATATTGATTACTATAGCTTTTAACTTTAGATAAATCCAAAGATGCTAATTGTTGTGAGAAGTCTGTTAAGTTCTTGGCTATGTTGTTAACAAGCGAAATTCTATCTGGTTGGTTTAGTTTACAATTGATATTTTCGATAGAGTCTACAAAAAACACTTTTGACTGGCTAAGGAAATCATTTAAAAAAGGATGTGGTTGGTCTAGGGTAAAAATAACCTGGCATAGAAAAGGAGTTACACCATTTTTGTCATATACTATAATTCCTTCTAGTAAGTCTTTCAGTTTTTTTTGATGCTTCTTATCTTCTGGAATATGATTAATATGTATAAAAAGCTTATTTTGAAGGATAGCACCAACTGGTTGACTTTCTAGCATTTCATCTGTGATTGTTATACAGTGCTCAAATCCAAAAATTTGTTGAATAATTCCATTGTAAAAAATCTCTTCTGAAACATCTTTGTTACCAATAAGTACTAAGGTGCTTCGTACTCTTCTTAATGTTTTAAAAAAGTAAGTCAGCCATTCTTCAATATATTCAGAATTATCGTTTATAGTCAATACATGCAAAAATAGTTTTATAAAATACTTATTGATAAGTTCAATACTATACTCTTTTTCATTCAGTAGTACGCTGTCAAAACTAAACCGATATATTTTCTCTAGTTCCTGTTTGGTAATTTTTTGTATTTGAGTGTTAAGTCTTTGTTCTAAATAATGAGTATAGGTAAAAAGGTTAAAAGAATAACTACTATTTTTTATTTCATCGTATATGTCAAAAACTAAAATAGGTTCAATTTTTGATTTTATAATATGTAAAGGTAAGTGAATTTTATGGGGTTGATCTCTTTTATTTTCTACTAAATTATTTGTATCTTTGTATATTTTTACTTCTCTTGAAAGAACATGAAAGAGTTCTATCTCAATGTTACTCATATCTTCAATCTTGCTGATAAAATTTTCACCATTATGTATGAAGTAAATATTGTTAGAGTCTTTCGTTAAGGAGTTTGATTGGTTTTTAGAGATTTCATCTATTAACCAATGGCACTCTTGAATTATGTAGTCATACTCATTCAGCATATCTTGTTTTATTGTTTGTCGCATATTCTTTTCTATTGCATAATCTGATAATGTTCTAAAAGTATTATTAAAAGATTGTTGTAAAGGTTGCTGTAGGTCTATTGGTATTTGTTGTTGATTATCATGCATGTATTTCCTTGTTCTATGAAGACTGTAGATTATATTTTATTGTATAATGGGAGCACTGCATAACAACAAGAAGTTCATTTGCATCTAATTTTGCAAATATTTAAAAAAATACACTTTCGTATATTCCAAATTGATAATATATTCCATTAATATTATGGATATTTGAGATATTTACTTCTATCTCTTTCATCTATTAACACTCTTTCTCATGTTCATCTGTCTATATGCCAATAATCTTAGGTTAGCTGCTATACAAGCGATGGTAAAATTCATATTGTTTCTAACCAAACCTATAAATCTTGTAGTATGTCCTTTCATTTGAACTTTCAAATCTGCGAATCTATGTTCAACTTTTGCTCTTATCTTGTGTTTTGGTTTCTCATCTTCTCGCTGGATTTTTCTCTCATCACTGCTCATTTTCTGCTTCTCTTTAAGACATATCATATTCTCAATATCTTTTGATTGCAGAAGCTCATCTATCTCTTTGGACTTATAGGCTTTATCGGCATAACAAGCTTTTACATTTGGAATTGATTCTATAAATGGTTCAAGCACATCTATATCTGAAGTGTTAGCAAATGTAGTCATTGTTTTTAGAATCACTCCGCTCTCTTCATCTGATGCAATATGAGTTTTATATCCTTGTGTATATTGTTTTTTTGAGGATTGGTAACCTATTCTTATATCTGTATCTATTTTATTCTTATGCTCATAGCTATCTTTCTCATTTTCAATAATCTCTTGAGAAATTTTTACATCTTTAGTATCTATATCTTGAAGTGTGTCCAGTTGAGCGTTTTTCATTGTTTTTGAATTGTATTCTTTAGCGTTTAACAATTTTTCTATTTTCTTTTTTGAAGGTGTTCTTGATTTTAGCTCTTCATTTATTTGAATGTCTAGTTTGCTATTATCAGTTTCTACTTTTAATTTATCTTCACTTTTTTGCTCTTTAGTTTTATTGTTGATTTGAGTGTTTTCACTTTTGATAAGAGAAGCATCTACTAATACTGATTTACCCTCTTTGGCGATAAAGTTATTATCTTCTAGTTGTTTGTTGACTGCATTAAAAAGCTTATCATATAGTTTATTTGCAAGTAGTGAGTTTCTAAATCTACAAATTGTAGATTCGTCTGGTACGGTATCTTCTAAACTAAGTCCAACAAACCTTATAAACAATAAATTGACATAAAGTGCATCTTCCATTGATTGATCACTGAGGTTGT
The sequence above is drawn from the Candidatus Sulfurimonas baltica genome and encodes:
- the istA gene encoding IS21 family transposase, yielding MLKKGEVKMIHKMLKDGLSKSAIARKLGINRDTVAKYAKMPEGYVPVIKRDAVETTVDPYLPNIARMLEEAHKLGVSIPSSSIYQEIQKLGYRGSLRWMNDVVLRHELRQKVKDEEPLVRFETDPGKQMQVDWVEFPKEGLSAFVATMGYSRASYVEYVSDEKVETLIKCHMNAFSYFGGVPQEGLYDNMKTVIIKRNAYGFGKHKFNEQFRDFAEKHCGMQLKVCKPYRAQTKGKVERFNHYLRYSFHNMFKTRLSMMGYKMTLENANAEVMDWLDFTANSRIHQTTMHKPFDMLAEEQLHLLPLPKPYHGIHPIKATAQSVSKNSQTSNRITIHIPNRDLQSYDEFIPVMAYMLIPAYAVGGALWN
- a CDS encoding helicase HerA domain-containing protein; the encoded protein is MHDNQQQIPIDLQQPLQQSFNNTFRTLSDYAIEKNMRQTIKQDMLNEYDYIIQECHWLIDEISKNQSNSLTKDSNNIYFIHNGENFISKIEDMSNIEIELFHVLSREVKIYKDTNNLVENKRDQPHKIHLPLHIIKSKIEPILVFDIYDEIKNSSYSFNLFTYTHYLEQRLNTQIQKITKQELEKIYRFSFDSVLLNEKEYSIELINKYFIKLFLHVLTINDNSEYIEEWLTYFFKTLRRVRSTLVLIGNKDVSEEIFYNGIIQQIFGFEHCITITDEMLESQPVGAILQNKLFIHINHIPEDKKHQKKLKDLLEGIIVYDKNGVTPFLCQVIFTLDQPHPFLNDFLSQSKVFFVDSIENINCKLNQPDRISLVNNIAKNLTDFSQQLASLDLSKVKSYSNQYNYLDLSQQDVLNQRAIHHSNKISLNDTVSFKDKDYKTDNELFKNWLKDPELMELALSYNSQNPILDPFDDSFEKIIPTEERYKHSYVTGKTGSGKSELLKTMIYRDILRDDCSVILLDIHGDLAHSVTRLVDKERLVLIDPILKKDLSPTINLFHTDDKSEENVEQVSQMITTIINEINVGDSPSGTIVIGGVKIGSTESC
- a CDS encoding IS5 family transposase; the encoded protein is MAFKDTNNTFSDIAITSRLHKVNSFLKELDSIINFEKLRPILNKNGRGGKNATGSPAYDNVLMFRILLVQKYYNLSDQSMEDALYVNLLFIRFVGLSLEDTVPDESTICRFRNSLLANKLYDKLFNAVNKQLEDNNFIAKEGKSVLVDASLIKSENTQINNKTKEQKSEDKLKVETDNSKLDIQINEELKSRTPSKKKIEKLLNAKEYNSKTMKNAQLDTLQDIDTKDVKISQEIIENEKDSYEHKNKIDTDIRIGYQSSKKQYTQGYKTHIASDEESGVILKTMTTFANTSDIDVLEPFIESIPNVKACYADKAYKSKEIDELLQSKDIENMICLKEKQKMSSDERKIQREDEKPKHKIRAKVEHRFADLKVQMKGHTTRFIGLVRNNMNFTIACIAANLRLLAYRQMNMRKSVNR